A genome region from Halorussus pelagicus includes the following:
- a CDS encoding FUN14 domain-containing protein, translating into MPLEIDPQQLGLEFGSGAVVGGIIGFAAKKIAKLLAVIVGLELALFKFLESRGILTVDWDRLTAGVLQTSEVAQNGAPPSWVTTILSTLSVGAGFTGGFMVGFRKG; encoded by the coding sequence ATGCCCCTCGAAATAGACCCCCAACAACTCGGACTCGAATTCGGGTCCGGGGCCGTCGTCGGCGGTATCATCGGCTTTGCCGCCAAGAAGATAGCGAAGCTACTCGCCGTCATCGTCGGTCTCGAACTGGCTCTCTTCAAGTTCCTCGAATCGCGCGGTATCCTGACGGTCGATTGGGACCGCCTCACTGCGGGCGTCCTCCAGACCAGCGAAGTCGCCCAGAACGGCGCGCCCCCGTCGTGGGTGACGACCATCCTCTCGACGCTCTCGGTCGGTGCCGGGTTCACCGGCGGCTTCATGGTCGGCTTCCGGAAGGGATAG
- a CDS encoding ribosome assembly factor SBDS, with translation MIPLEEAVTARLESHGERFEVLVDPDAALEIKRGDFDGELTDVIAAEDVFENASRGDRPAESALEEVFGTTDPLEIIPEVITDGEIQITAEQRREMQEQKHKNLVNRITRNAVNPQMDNAPHPPERIESALEETDFRVDPMEPVETQVDDALDALRPVIPIRFDEVTVAVQVPADYAGSAQAKIRQFGELEREEWQNDGGWVGVLTFPAGMQNDFYDLVNEHTSGEAETQIIKDEDDISMR, from the coding sequence ATGATACCACTCGAAGAGGCGGTGACCGCCCGCCTCGAATCCCACGGCGAACGGTTCGAGGTGCTGGTAGACCCCGACGCCGCGCTCGAAATCAAGCGCGGCGACTTCGACGGCGAACTAACCGACGTTATCGCGGCCGAGGACGTGTTCGAGAACGCGAGTCGCGGCGACCGACCCGCCGAGAGCGCCCTCGAAGAGGTGTTCGGCACGACCGACCCGCTCGAAATCATCCCCGAGGTCATCACGGACGGAGAGATACAGATTACGGCCGAACAGCGCCGCGAGATGCAAGAACAGAAGCACAAGAATCTGGTCAACCGCATCACGCGCAACGCGGTCAACCCCCAGATGGACAACGCGCCCCACCCACCCGAGCGCATCGAGTCCGCGCTGGAGGAAACCGACTTTCGCGTCGATCCGATGGAACCCGTCGAGACGCAGGTCGATGACGCCCTCGACGCGCTCCGGCCGGTCATCCCCATCCGGTTCGACGAAGTGACCGTCGCGGTGCAGGTGCCCGCCGACTACGCCGGGAGCGCGCAGGCCAAGATTCGGCAGTTCGGCGAACTCGAACGCGAGGAGTGGCAGAACGACGGCGGGTGGGTCGGCGTCCTCACGTTCCCCGCGGGAATGCAGAACGACTTCTACGACCTCGTGAACGAACACACCAGCGGCGAGGCCGAGACCCAGATTATCAAGGACGAAGACGACATCAGCATGCGCTAA
- a CDS encoding phosphate-starvation-inducible PsiE family protein, whose protein sequence is MAADEEVADASVSEADTTPERILDMSESLIRYVEVVAALVLVVLFAIGVFDLGLQIFQTAVSGDITDPLVVVGFIDTALLLFIIVEVYETVVAYTQESNTRRIVRLVIYTGVIAMVRKAIIFRTGEYSSENAALLAATAYTIIILGLAVLLLVERRTDE, encoded by the coding sequence ATGGCCGCCGACGAGGAGGTTGCGGACGCTTCGGTCTCGGAGGCCGACACCACCCCGGAGCGAATCCTCGATATGAGCGAGTCGCTCATCCGCTACGTCGAGGTCGTCGCGGCGCTCGTGTTAGTCGTTCTGTTCGCCATCGGCGTCTTCGACCTCGGGTTGCAGATTTTCCAGACGGCGGTCAGCGGCGACATCACCGATCCGCTCGTCGTCGTCGGGTTTATCGACACCGCGCTGTTGCTGTTCATCATCGTGGAGGTGTACGAGACCGTCGTCGCCTACACCCAAGAGAGCAACACCCGCCGCATCGTCCGGTTGGTCATCTACACCGGCGTCATCGCCATGGTCCGGAAGGCGATTATCTTCCGAACTGGCGAGTACAGTTCCGAAAACGCCGCGCTGTTGGCCGCGACCGCCTACACCATCATCATCCTCGGGTTAGCCGTGTTGCTCCTCGTGGAGCGACGGACCGACGAGTAG
- a CDS encoding UPF0179 family protein, with protein sequence MSSITLIGTRLANPGQEFVYQGEAAACDGCPYRDQCLNLSEGVRYRVSDVREGAQTLDCGVHDTGVTAVEVEPVGMKANVSAKNAYAGSKASLDGPCPHTECPSHEYCEPVGADFDEDYQIAEILGDPPHDYCMLDRDLTLVEFAAQEE encoded by the coding sequence ATGTCGTCCATCACCCTCATCGGAACTCGACTCGCCAACCCCGGACAGGAGTTCGTCTATCAGGGCGAAGCCGCCGCCTGTGACGGCTGTCCGTACCGCGACCAGTGTCTCAACCTCTCGGAAGGCGTGCGCTACCGCGTTAGCGACGTGCGCGAGGGTGCCCAAACCCTCGACTGCGGCGTCCACGACACCGGCGTCACGGCCGTCGAGGTCGAACCAGTCGGAATGAAAGCCAACGTCTCCGCGAAGAACGCCTACGCCGGGAGCAAGGCGAGTCTCGACGGGCCGTGCCCGCACACGGAGTGTCCGAGCCACGAGTACTGCGAACCGGTCGGCGCGGACTTCGACGAGGACTACCAGATAGCCGAAATACTGGGTGACCCGCCCCACGACTACTGCATGCTGGATAGGGACTTGACGCTGGTCGAGTTCGCGGCGCAGGAGGAGTAA
- a CDS encoding DUF5820 family protein has product MSDGDDTNDADMSPESDPDTSSRRDSDPDSSARDGPTDADLPEGWTVWNDEPDGRAIYAYRPDVFDADQFPAACMPTLYVAAGQANRPAAEAEYGRTNVWRVEFFLEPEVELVPARTYDTRAEAVENARELAAEFARGDLDYRDAYQVPRDAYLDELDELTGE; this is encoded by the coding sequence ATGAGCGACGGCGACGATACGAACGACGCCGACATGTCACCGGAGAGCGACCCCGACACCTCATCCCGGCGCGACTCCGACCCCGACTCGTCGGCGCGCGACGGACCGACCGACGCGGACCTGCCGGAAGGCTGGACGGTCTGGAACGACGAACCCGACGGGCGGGCAATCTACGCGTATCGCCCGGACGTGTTCGACGCCGACCAGTTCCCCGCGGCCTGCATGCCGACGCTGTACGTCGCGGCGGGACAGGCCAACCGACCGGCCGCGGAGGCCGAATACGGGCGGACGAACGTCTGGCGCGTCGAGTTCTTCCTCGAACCCGAGGTCGAACTCGTCCCGGCGCGGACGTACGACACGCGCGCGGAAGCGGTCGAGAACGCACGCGAACTCGCCGCGGAGTTCGCCCGTGGGGACCTCGACTATCGGGACGCGTATCAGGTCCCGCGGGATGCGTATCTGGACGAACTGGACGAACTGACTGGGGAGTAA
- a CDS encoding PrkA family serine protein kinase yields the protein MTESLEELSQRYQESMPEDLRETKSFDWYLDEVYEDPKIARNAHQRVADMFDYYGTEYDEDAGVVEYLLASEDPLHDGENTFYGHEIHRAIHEFVNKVKSGARGLGPEKRIKLLLGPVGSGKSDFDRQVRTYFEDYTLSDEGRMYTYRWTNLCEVIHDQDPADDTVRSPMNQDPLVLLPVDQRQRVIDDLNENLDAPYTIQNEQSLDPASAFYMDELLAHYDDDIKQVLENHVEVVRLTADENKRQAVETFEPKDKKNQDETELTGDVNYSKIAIYGESDPRAFDYSGAFCNANRGIFSGEELLKLQREFLYDFLHATQEQTIKPKNNPRIDIDQVIVGRTNMPEYRDKKGDEKMEAFNDRTKRIDFPYVLEYDEESQIYRKMLFNADVPDVHIEPHTLEMAGLFGVLTRIEEPDSEMVDLMQKVKAYNGEIKDGEDVDVKKLREEGEESADIGEGMEGVSARFIGDEIAEAIMNSTHRDRGFLSPLSVFNHFEENLENHGSIPEENFETYYRYLEMVREEYKDRAIEDVRHALAYDIEEIQRQGEKYMDHVMAYIDDDTVEDELTGREQEPDESFLRAVEEKLDIPRDRKNDFRQEVSNWVSRRAREGSPFDPQDNDRLRRALERKLWEDKKHNINFSALVSSNEMDDDEQNAWIDALVDQGYSREGAKEVLEFAGAEVARAEMED from the coding sequence ATGACAGAATCACTGGAAGAACTCAGCCAGCGGTACCAAGAATCGATGCCCGAAGACCTCCGCGAGACCAAGTCCTTCGACTGGTATCTCGACGAGGTGTACGAGGACCCAAAAATCGCCAGAAACGCCCACCAGCGGGTCGCGGACATGTTCGACTACTACGGCACCGAGTACGACGAGGACGCCGGAGTCGTCGAATACCTGCTCGCCTCGGAGGACCCGCTTCACGACGGCGAGAACACCTTCTACGGCCACGAGATTCACCGCGCAATCCACGAGTTCGTGAACAAAGTGAAGTCCGGCGCGCGCGGTCTCGGCCCGGAGAAGCGTATCAAACTCCTGCTAGGTCCGGTCGGCTCGGGCAAGTCTGACTTCGACCGGCAGGTCCGGACCTACTTCGAGGACTACACTCTCAGCGACGAGGGCCGGATGTACACCTACCGGTGGACGAACCTCTGTGAGGTGATTCACGACCAAGACCCGGCCGACGACACGGTCCGGTCGCCGATGAACCAAGACCCCCTCGTCTTACTCCCGGTGGACCAGCGCCAGCGCGTCATCGACGACCTCAACGAGAATCTGGACGCGCCCTACACAATCCAGAACGAGCAGAGCCTCGACCCCGCCTCGGCGTTCTACATGGACGAACTGCTGGCCCACTACGACGACGACATCAAGCAGGTGCTGGAGAATCACGTCGAGGTCGTCCGTCTCACGGCCGACGAGAACAAGCGACAAGCCGTCGAGACCTTCGAACCGAAGGACAAGAAGAATCAGGACGAGACCGAGCTGACCGGCGACGTGAACTACAGCAAAATCGCCATCTACGGCGAGTCCGACCCCCGCGCGTTCGACTACTCGGGGGCGTTCTGTAACGCGAATCGGGGCATCTTCTCGGGCGAGGAACTCCTAAAGCTTCAGCGCGAATTCCTCTACGACTTCCTCCACGCCACGCAAGAACAGACCATCAAGCCGAAGAACAACCCCCGAATCGACATCGACCAGGTCATCGTCGGCCGGACGAACATGCCCGAGTACCGGGACAAGAAGGGCGACGAGAAGATGGAGGCGTTCAACGACCGGACCAAGCGCATCGACTTCCCGTACGTCCTCGAATACGACGAGGAGTCCCAAATCTACCGGAAGATGCTGTTCAACGCCGACGTGCCCGACGTTCACATCGAGCCACACACGCTCGAAATGGCGGGACTGTTCGGCGTCCTGACCCGCATCGAGGAACCCGACAGCGAGATGGTAGACCTGATGCAGAAGGTCAAGGCCTACAACGGCGAAATCAAGGACGGCGAGGACGTGGACGTGAAGAAACTCCGCGAGGAGGGCGAGGAGTCCGCCGACATCGGTGAGGGGATGGAAGGGGTTTCGGCCCGGTTCATCGGCGACGAAATCGCGGAGGCCATCATGAACTCGACCCACCGCGATAGGGGGTTCCTCTCGCCTCTGTCGGTGTTCAACCACTTCGAGGAGAACCTCGAAAATCACGGCTCCATCCCCGAAGAGAACTTCGAGACCTACTACCGCTACCTCGAAATGGTCCGCGAGGAGTACAAGGACCGCGCCATCGAGGACGTGCGCCACGCGCTGGCCTACGACATCGAGGAGATTCAGCGCCAAGGCGAGAAGTACATGGACCACGTCATGGCGTACATCGACGACGACACCGTCGAGGACGAACTCACCGGCCGCGAGCAGGAACCCGACGAGAGTTTCCTCCGGGCCGTCGAGGAGAAACTCGATATCCCGCGCGACCGCAAGAACGACTTCCGCCAAGAGGTGAGCAACTGGGTCTCGCGGCGCGCCCGCGAGGGGTCGCCGTTCGACCCGCAGGACAACGACCGCCTGCGCCGCGCGCTGGAGCGCAAGCTCTGGGAGGACAAGAAGCATAACATCAACTTCTCGGCGCTGGTTTCCAGCAACGAGATGGACGACGACGAACAGAACGCGTGGATAGACGCACTCGTCGATCAGGGCTACTCCCGCGAGGGCGCGAAGGAGGTGCTGGAGTTCGCCGGTGCAGAGGTCGCCCGCGCGGAGATGGAGGACTAA
- a CDS encoding PrkA family serine protein kinase yields MEAADRELRETYEEPKSLADFVDEAFENPTVAAHASKYLLEAIESMGTRTVVEEGDETERYVFFDDPHNDGEHAILGNTEVLNAFVDDLRSIAAERGKAEKIIWFDGPTATGKSELKRCLVNGLREFSKTEEGRRYTVEWNIASASEARSLSYGDERAVADEENWFPSPVQTNPLTVFPEEVREDILERINEGVADHIDLKVDSALDPFSREAYDYLEEQYRRTGEENLFSAITDPNHLRVKNYVVDIGTGIGVLHSEDSGPPKERLVGSWMRGMLQELDSRGRKNPQAFSYDGVLSQGNGLLTIVEDAAQHADLLQKLLNVPDEKTVKLDKGIQMDIDTQLLIISNPDLEAQLNQHAEAGGADPLKALKRRLDRRRFKYLTNLSLEAELIRRELTNETDVWKAESYDELETLIREPLAVQVRNDDHGAGVGERELAPHAVEAAALYSVVTRLDGEDVPAGLDLVDKAKLFDRGYLLDGDDRLDVDDFEFSDDPSDGEQGIPVTYTRDVIADLLNDESERAHAEYPVEAVIMPRDILNAMAEGLTGAPVFSTAERTEYENRLVPVKNHIFQKQEDDVLDAIMADKRVDEETVEEYIEHVYAWATDERVENDRGERVEPDPLKMKVFETDHLGRFSPESYGGDHAPSPAVEEFRRNKVITALNRHAWENRDEGFEVGDIDPKEIPIIKTVLANYDWDDVRRVYEDFDPNQWADPPGNTETAAVKAETIDNLVEMFGYSEASAELTSQHVMSQVSYKWD; encoded by the coding sequence ATCGAGGCGGCCGACCGCGAACTCCGGGAGACCTACGAGGAGCCAAAGAGCCTCGCCGACTTCGTGGACGAGGCCTTCGAGAACCCGACCGTCGCGGCCCACGCCAGCAAGTACCTACTGGAAGCCATCGAGTCGATGGGCACTCGGACCGTCGTCGAGGAGGGCGACGAGACGGAGCGATACGTCTTCTTCGACGACCCGCACAACGACGGCGAACACGCCATCTTGGGCAACACGGAGGTCCTGAACGCCTTCGTGGACGACCTGCGCTCCATCGCGGCCGAGCGCGGCAAGGCCGAGAAGATAATCTGGTTCGACGGGCCGACCGCGACCGGCAAGTCCGAACTGAAGCGGTGTCTCGTCAACGGCCTCCGGGAGTTCTCGAAGACCGAGGAGGGACGGCGCTACACCGTCGAGTGGAACATCGCCAGCGCGAGCGAGGCCAGGAGCCTGAGCTACGGCGACGAGCGCGCGGTCGCCGACGAGGAGAACTGGTTCCCGAGTCCGGTCCAGACCAACCCCCTGACCGTGTTCCCCGAGGAGGTCCGCGAGGACATCCTTGAGCGAATCAACGAGGGAGTCGCGGACCACATCGACCTCAAAGTCGATAGCGCGCTCGACCCCTTCAGCCGCGAGGCGTACGACTACCTCGAAGAGCAGTACCGCCGGACCGGCGAGGAGAATCTGTTCTCGGCCATCACCGACCCGAACCATCTCCGAGTGAAAAACTACGTCGTGGACATCGGAACGGGCATCGGCGTCCTCCACTCTGAGGACTCCGGACCGCCCAAGGAGCGACTCGTCGGGTCGTGGATGCGCGGCATGCTACAGGAGTTGGACTCCCGCGGTCGCAAGAACCCCCAAGCGTTCAGCTACGACGGGGTTCTCTCGCAGGGCAACGGCCTGCTGACCATCGTGGAGGACGCCGCCCAGCACGCCGACTTGCTCCAGAAGTTGCTCAACGTCCCCGACGAGAAGACCGTCAAGCTGGACAAGGGCATCCAGATGGACATCGACACGCAACTCCTCATCATTTCAAACCCCGACTTGGAAGCCCAACTCAATCAGCACGCCGAGGCGGGAGGTGCAGACCCCCTGAAGGCGCTCAAGCGCAGACTCGACCGGCGGCGCTTCAAGTATCTCACGAACCTGAGTCTGGAGGCCGAACTCATCCGCCGGGAACTCACGAACGAAACCGACGTGTGGAAGGCCGAGAGCTACGACGAACTCGAAACCCTGATTCGGGAACCGCTCGCGGTGCAGGTGCGAAACGACGACCACGGGGCGGGCGTCGGCGAGCGCGAACTCGCGCCCCACGCCGTCGAGGCCGCCGCGCTCTACAGCGTCGTCACCAGACTCGACGGCGAGGACGTGCCCGCGGGTCTCGATTTGGTGGATAAGGCGAAACTGTTTGACAGGGGCTACCTGCTCGACGGCGACGACCGACTCGACGTGGACGACTTCGAGTTCAGCGACGACCCGAGCGACGGCGAGCAGGGCATTCCCGTCACCTACACCCGCGACGTTATCGCGGACCTGCTCAACGACGAGAGCGAGCGCGCTCACGCCGAGTACCCCGTCGAGGCGGTCATCATGCCCCGCGACATCCTGAACGCGATGGCCGAGGGACTGACGGGCGCGCCCGTCTTCTCGACGGCCGAGCGCACCGAGTACGAGAACCGACTCGTCCCGGTGAAAAACCACATCTTCCAGAAGCAGGAGGACGACGTGTTAGACGCCATCATGGCCGACAAGCGCGTGGACGAGGAGACAGTCGAAGAGTACATCGAACATGTCTACGCGTGGGCGACCGACGAGCGCGTCGAGAACGACCGCGGCGAGCGCGTGGAACCCGACCCGCTGAAGATGAAGGTGTTCGAGACCGACCACCTCGGTCGGTTCTCGCCCGAGAGCTACGGCGGCGACCACGCGCCCTCTCCGGCAGTCGAGGAGTTCCGGCGCAACAAGGTCATCACGGCGCTGAACCGCCACGCGTGGGAGAACCGCGACGAGGGGTTCGAGGTGGGCGACATCGACCCCAAAGAGATTCCCATCATCAAGACGGTGCTGGCGAACTACGACTGGGACGACGTGCGCCGGGTGTACGAGGACTTCGACCCGAACCAGTGGGCCGACCCGCCCGGAAACACAGAGACGGCCGCGGTGAAAGCAGAGACCATCGACAATCTCGTCGAGATGTTCGGCTACAGCGAGGCGTCGGCCGAACTGACCAGCCAACACGTCATGAGTCAGGTGAGCTACAAATGGGACTGA
- a CDS encoding YeaH/YhbH family protein encodes MGLREDLERYREVGEAKREDLADFIQYGDLGQSLPDEINIPIKIVDLPEFAYDQRDEGGLGQGDPDVGDPVGEPQPQPGDGDEEGDPGDESGDHDYYEMDPEEFAEELDDELGLDLEPKGKEVIEEKEGDFTDMTRTGPDSTLDFERMFKEGLKRKLAMDFDPDFLEEVLKIDGWGPDKTFSWARENAINVSKHWLEETYRKIPDDEKTTYDSIEEVEETVTRRSTAQKIKEEGVRHVPFRKEDERYRYPEIIEEREKNVVVVNIRDVSGSMREKKRELVERTFTPLDWYLTGKYDNAEFVYIAHDAEAWEVERDEFFGIRSGGGTKISSAYELAAAILDERYPWTDWNRYVFAAGDSENSRNDTSENVVPLMEEIPANLHAYVETQPDGKAINATHAEEVADHFGDSSEVAVSFVNSPEDVTDAIYEILSTEAES; translated from the coding sequence ATGGGACTGAGAGAGGACTTAGAACGGTACCGAGAGGTCGGCGAGGCCAAGCGAGAGGACCTCGCAGACTTCATCCAGTACGGCGACCTTGGACAGAGCCTGCCCGACGAGATAAACATCCCCATCAAAATCGTGGACCTGCCGGAGTTCGCCTACGACCAGCGCGACGAGGGCGGTCTCGGGCAGGGCGACCCCGACGTGGGCGACCCGGTGGGCGAGCCACAGCCCCAACCCGGAGACGGCGACGAGGAAGGCGACCCCGGCGACGAGAGCGGCGACCACGACTACTACGAGATGGACCCCGAGGAGTTCGCCGAGGAGTTGGACGACGAGTTGGGTCTCGATTTGGAACCGAAAGGCAAGGAAGTCATCGAGGAGAAGGAGGGCGACTTCACCGACATGACTCGGACCGGTCCCGACTCCACCTTGGACTTCGAGCGGATGTTCAAGGAGGGCCTGAAGCGCAAGCTGGCGATGGACTTCGACCCGGACTTCCTCGAAGAAGTGCTGAAAATCGACGGTTGGGGACCGGACAAGACGTTCTCGTGGGCGCGCGAGAACGCCATCAACGTCTCGAAACACTGGCTCGAAGAGACCTACCGCAAGATTCCCGACGACGAGAAGACCACCTACGACTCTATCGAGGAGGTCGAAGAGACGGTTACGCGCCGGAGTACCGCCCAGAAAATAAAGGAGGAAGGCGTCCGTCACGTCCCCTTCCGGAAGGAAGACGAGCGCTACCGCTACCCCGAAATCATCGAGGAGCGCGAGAAGAACGTCGTCGTCGTCAACATCCGGGACGTGTCCGGGTCGATGCGCGAAAAGAAGCGCGAGTTGGTCGAGCGCACGTTCACGCCGCTGGACTGGTACCTGACCGGCAAGTACGACAACGCCGAGTTCGTCTACATCGCCCACGACGCCGAGGCGTGGGAGGTCGAGCGCGACGAGTTCTTCGGCATCCGGTCGGGCGGCGGCACGAAGATTTCCTCGGCGTACGAACTCGCGGCGGCGATTCTCGACGAGCGCTACCCGTGGACCGACTGGAACCGCTACGTGTTCGCGGCCGGGGATAGCGAGAACTCCCGGAACGACACCAGCGAGAACGTCGTGCCGCTGATGGAGGAGATTCCCGCGAACCTCCACGCCTACGTCGAGACCCAACCCGACGGAAAGGCCATCAACGCGACTCACGCCGAGGAAGTCGCGGACCACTTCGGCGACTCCTCGGAAGTCGCGGTCAGTTTCGTCAACAGCCCCGAGGACGTGACCGACGCCATCTACGAAATCCTCAGCACGGAGGCCGAATCATGA